One window of the Eucalyptus grandis isolate ANBG69807.140 chromosome 8, ASM1654582v1, whole genome shotgun sequence genome contains the following:
- the LOC120287085 gene encoding disease resistance protein RUN1-like: MDCIFPFIRVLFAALFGRDDTKFIERIVKEILTIVGRVPLSVAKYPVGVGSQVENVKPLLSMSSDDVRMIGIWGIGGVGKTTIAKAVYNSIADQFDGCSFLANVRETSNRPDGLVHLQKKLLSETLRKENFNVLNVDQGANLIPDRLCCKKILLVLDDLDHGYQLNALARECAWFGKGSRIIVTTRDKHVLTSHGIDWVYEVRPLDQDEAFELLSSYTFPGNQTNDISSRHIDNILGYAKGLPLAIVVLGPFLRGRSRGEWESTLGKLAKSPIRGINSVLKTSFDALEENERDVFLDIACFFKGRKRDYVTRVLDSCGLHTLIGIQTLIERSLVTIEYDSIVQMHDLIQLMGQDVVKTECLDDPGRRSRLWCYDDVFEVLSEDTGTNAVKGIVLNLTTRKVLDISPSAFTHMRRLKLLIILNAQISGGPICLPNDLRWLEWPRCPLSTPVYVPKKLVCFHVPDSRIKEFGGNLKRFRNLKFLNFNHCKLLICVPDLSEVPNLEILNLSRWSKLKELPSTSKLLILI; this comes from the exons ATGGATTGTATATTTCCATTTATTCGCGTTCTTTTTGCTGCTTTGTTTGGCAGAGATGATACCAAGTTCATCGAGAGAATCGTCAAAGAGATCTTGACTATAGTAGGACGAGTACCCTTGAGTGTTGCAAAGTATCCTGTCGGTGTAGGTAGCCAGGTAGAAAATGTAAAACCTTTGTTGAGCATGAGTTCGGATGATGTTCGGATGATAGGAATATGGGGAATCGGAGGTGTAGGGAAGACCACTATCGCTAAAGCTGTTTATAACAGTATTGCTGATCAGTTTGATGGGTGCAGCTTCCTTGCAAATGTTAGAGAAACTTCCAATAGACCTGACGGCCTAGTTCATTTGCAGAAAAAACTGTTATCCGAGACATTacggaaagaaaattttaatgtcTTAAATGTGGATCAAGGCGCTAATCTGATACCAGATAGACTTTGCTGCAAGAAGATTCTGCTTGTGCTTGATGACTTGGATCATGGGTACCAGTTAAATGCATTAGCTAGAGAATGTGCATGGTTTGGAAAAGGGAGCAGGATCATTGTTACGACAAGAGATAAACATGTACTAACTTCTCATGGGATAGATTGGGTATATGAAGTTAGACCATTAGATCAAGATGAAGCTTTTGAACTTCTCAGTTCATACACTTTTCCAGGAAACCAGACGAATGACATAAGCAGTCGTCATATAGATAACATTTTGGGCTATGCTAAAGGTCTTCCCTTAGCAATTGTGGTCTTGGGTCCCTTTTTACGTGGTAGAAGCAGAGGGGAATGGGAGAGCACATTGGGTAAACTTGCTAAAAGTCCTATTAGAGGTATAAACAGTGTCCTCAAGACAAGTTTTGATGCGCTGGAGGAGAATGAGAGGGACGTCTTTCTTGacattgcttgcttctttaaGGGGAGGAAAAGGGATTATGTAACTAGAGTTCTTGATAGCTGTGGTTTACACACATTAATTGGGATTCAGACTCTAATAGAGAGATCCTTAGTAACAATTGAGTATGACAGCATAGtacaaatgcatgacttgataCAGCTAATGGGTCAGGATGTCGTTAAAACTGAGTGTCTAGATGACCCTGGGAGACGGAGCAGATTATGGTGCTATGATGATGTTTTTGAAGTATTGTCCGAGGATACG GGCACCAATGCTGTTAAAGGCATAGTGCTGAACTTGACGACACGAAAAGTGCTAGACATCAGTCCCAGTGCTTTCACGCACATGAGGAGACTGAAATTGCTCATAATTCTGAATGCACAAATCAGTGGAGGTCCCATATGTCTTCCTAATGATTTAAGGTGGCTTGAATGGCCTAGATGTCCTTTGTCCACTCCTGTATATGTTCCAAAGAAACTTGTTTGCTTTCACGTGCCTGACAGCCGGATTAAGGAATTTGGAGGGAACTTAAAG CGTTTTAGGAATTTGAAGTTTCTGAACTTCAACCACTGTAAGTTGCTGATTTGTGTCCCTGACCTTTCAGAGGTGCCA